The proteins below come from a single Streptomyces sp. B3I8 genomic window:
- a CDS encoding ATP-binding protein, producing MNESLRAVGWARSLPMSTGAKTARDWTRRHLNTLGWTTEAPATADAVLLTVSELVTNAHVHARSSAQLVLTWDTRCLHVAVHDSSRELPVAQPPSAERLGGRGMFLVDALADTLQTLPCPDGKTVIACFRLPDEPDGPAEKKI from the coding sequence GTGAACGAATCACTGCGAGCGGTGGGCTGGGCGCGCTCCCTGCCGATGAGTACCGGGGCGAAGACCGCCCGCGACTGGACCCGACGGCACCTGAACACGCTCGGCTGGACCACCGAAGCGCCGGCCACGGCCGACGCGGTGCTGCTGACCGTCTCGGAGCTGGTCACCAACGCCCATGTGCACGCCCGCAGCAGCGCGCAACTGGTGCTCACCTGGGACACCCGGTGCCTGCACGTCGCGGTGCACGACTCCTCACGGGAACTCCCCGTGGCCCAGCCGCCGAGCGCCGAACGCCTCGGCGGGCGCGGCATGTTCCTGGTCGACGCGCTGGCCGACACCCTGCAGACCCTGCCCTGCCCGGACGGCAAGACGGTGATCGCCTGCTTCCGGCTGCCGGACGAGCCGGACGGACCGGCCGAGAAAAAGATCTGA
- a CDS encoding SAM-dependent methyltransferase, whose amino-acid sequence MLAARGVDVPIGEGLPQGVDTEKASVARMYDAMLGGQHNFAIDREAVAAFTAIDPQVRTLARANRSFLGRAVRFLVESGVRQFIDLGSGIPTQGNVHEVAQAASPGARVVYVDNDPVAVAHSSSLLADNPDAAIVNADIRRPADILDSAPLRELIDLDRPVAVLMITILHFVTEEEDPAGIVAAFRDALPAGSWLAMTHATNQDRPDTAAAVGKLYRSRASSPVTARSRAEILGLLDGFELVEPGLVHVPLWRPGPDDDVPDNPSEYWVLAGVGRRTG is encoded by the coding sequence ATGCTCGCCGCCAGAGGAGTTGATGTGCCCATCGGCGAAGGTCTCCCTCAGGGAGTAGACACCGAAAAGGCGAGCGTCGCGCGTATGTACGACGCGATGCTCGGCGGCCAGCACAACTTCGCCATCGACCGCGAGGCCGTCGCGGCCTTCACGGCCATCGATCCCCAGGTGCGCACCCTGGCCCGGGCGAACCGTTCCTTCTTGGGCCGTGCCGTGCGTTTCCTGGTCGAGTCGGGGGTGCGGCAGTTCATCGACCTGGGCTCCGGCATCCCCACCCAGGGCAATGTCCACGAGGTGGCGCAGGCGGCCTCCCCGGGCGCCCGGGTCGTGTACGTCGACAACGACCCGGTGGCGGTCGCGCACAGCAGCTCACTGCTCGCCGACAACCCGGACGCGGCCATCGTGAACGCCGACATCCGCCGCCCCGCCGACATACTCGACTCCGCCCCGCTGCGCGAACTGATCGACCTCGACCGGCCCGTGGCCGTGCTGATGATCACGATTCTGCACTTCGTCACCGAGGAGGAGGATCCGGCGGGCATAGTCGCCGCGTTCCGCGACGCGTTACCCGCGGGCAGTTGGCTGGCGATGACCCACGCGACCAACCAGGACCGTCCCGACACGGCCGCCGCCGTGGGGAAGTTGTACCGCTCCCGGGCCAGCTCGCCCGTCACCGCCCGCTCGCGGGCGGAGATCCTCGGCCTCCTCGACGGCTTCGAACTCGTCGAGCCGGGTCTGGTCCACGTACCGCTGTGGCGCCCCGGGCCGGACGACGACGTTCCGGACAACCCGTCGGAATACTGGGTGCTGGCGGGGGTCGGCCGCAGGACCGGGTGA
- a CDS encoding PP2C family protein-serine/threonine phosphatase: MAGLIGSALDLRLTGGHVVHSLMPEFCDASSVYLLERWLQQENAYLTADPPQIEARRLALGAGFRSASEWESRLPLGEVVVFPRETPYARALATGRPQLLDAMDDHTSDRITASRGGDPGGLREALRSVSLLVVPLRLRDAAVGVIVCVRGPGRPPFVAEDAAHVETLAGRACVALDNARRYEHERRTALAIRTSLLPATAPEFEGCRIAHGYLPAGQDTVIGGDWFDVLPRPGHRVSLIVGDAMGHGPESAVAMIQLRTAVRTLAGFDIAPAELMQRLDALACDTPGASFATCMYAEWDARRHTCTVVAAGHPPPLIRGPDRTAGPLTLTSPGLPLGLGSGTYEPTVLEVSGPTLLVLYSDGLVESRHTDIDQGIARLVRALDTDASTTATGDGLAGAADVTGPDGLRELCEGLLREAAEVGSADDRTLLLAELTPTVD, translated from the coding sequence ATGGCCGGTCTGATCGGGTCGGCACTCGACCTCCGGCTCACCGGCGGCCATGTCGTGCACTCCCTGATGCCGGAGTTCTGCGACGCGTCCTCGGTGTACCTGCTGGAACGGTGGCTGCAGCAGGAGAACGCCTACCTCACCGCCGACCCGCCGCAGATCGAGGCACGTCGGCTGGCGCTGGGAGCGGGCTTCCGGAGCGCCTCCGAGTGGGAGAGCCGGCTGCCGCTCGGCGAGGTGGTGGTCTTCCCCCGCGAGACCCCGTACGCCCGCGCGCTCGCCACCGGGCGGCCCCAGCTGCTCGACGCGATGGACGACCACACCTCCGACCGGATCACCGCCTCCCGGGGCGGCGACCCGGGAGGTCTGCGAGAGGCGCTGCGGTCGGTCTCCCTCCTCGTCGTCCCGCTGCGGCTGCGCGACGCGGCCGTCGGGGTCATCGTCTGCGTGCGCGGTCCGGGCCGGCCGCCCTTCGTCGCCGAGGACGCCGCGCATGTGGAGACGCTGGCCGGGCGGGCGTGCGTCGCGCTGGACAACGCCCGCCGGTACGAGCACGAGCGGCGCACCGCCCTCGCCATCCGCACCAGCCTGCTGCCCGCGACCGCACCGGAGTTCGAGGGCTGCCGCATCGCCCACGGCTACCTCCCGGCGGGACAGGACACGGTCATCGGCGGTGACTGGTTCGACGTGCTGCCGCGGCCCGGTCACCGGGTCAGCCTCATCGTCGGGGACGCGATGGGGCACGGACCGGAGTCGGCGGTCGCCATGATCCAGCTCCGCACGGCCGTCCGGACGCTGGCCGGTTTCGACATCGCGCCGGCCGAGCTGATGCAACGGCTCGACGCGCTCGCGTGCGACACACCGGGGGCGTCCTTCGCGACCTGCATGTACGCGGAGTGGGACGCGCGACGGCACACCTGTACGGTCGTCGCGGCCGGGCACCCCCCGCCGCTGATCCGCGGCCCCGACCGGACCGCGGGGCCGCTCACCCTCACCAGCCCCGGGCTGCCGCTGGGGCTGGGCTCGGGGACCTACGAACCCACGGTGCTGGAGGTGTCCGGGCCGACGCTCCTCGTGCTGTACAGCGACGGCCTGGTGGAGTCGCGCCACACCGACATCGACCAGGGCATCGCCCGGCTGGTCAGGGCCCTGGACACGGACGCGTCCACGACGGCGACGGGGGACGGCCTCGCCGGTGCGGCCGACGTCACGGGGCCGGACGGGTTGCGCGAACTGTGCGAGGGGCTGCTGAGGGAGGCGGCGGAGGTCGGCAGCGCGGACGACCGCACACTGCTGCTCGCGGAACTCACGCCCACGGTGGACTGA
- a CDS encoding galactosyldiacylglycerol synthase, producing MGAGHDTVAAELARRARDLGHEAEILDVLELLPYRLGTGLRGFYQSSVRHYPWAYAGLYRLFLRRGAGSRPSGVPLARLAGDRLAERVERFRPDVVVPVFHLAAQLTGHLRARGALRVPSAVYVVDFAVHRQWLHPGNDLYLCLTGQATAEVREDIRRPALTTGPCVSPDFTADSPSGPPGESSSGSPGADAWRSLLARYGPGRTPVVLSCGAWGAATGLAATAGLLTDRGYLPVAVCGRNDRLRRALSQVPGVLAPGWVRDMPGLLHAARALVDNAAGQTAVQSLAAGLPVVGYRPIPGHGEEGVRRMAALGLTESAGDEQELCDALDRLTVDGEARRSRIARGLTLFRDGDPLSRLLALTERAEAG from the coding sequence ATGGGCGCCGGGCACGACACGGTGGCCGCCGAACTCGCCCGCCGGGCCCGCGACCTGGGCCACGAGGCCGAGATCCTCGACGTCCTCGAACTGCTGCCCTACCGCCTGGGCACCGGACTGCGCGGTTTCTACCAGTCCTCGGTGCGGCACTACCCGTGGGCGTACGCCGGTCTGTACCGGCTGTTCCTGCGCCGCGGGGCAGGCAGCCGGCCCAGCGGGGTGCCGTTGGCCCGGCTGGCCGGGGACCGGCTGGCCGAGCGGGTGGAACGGTTCCGCCCGGACGTGGTGGTGCCGGTCTTCCACCTCGCCGCACAGCTGACCGGCCATCTGCGCGCACGGGGCGCGCTGCGGGTGCCGAGCGCGGTGTACGTCGTCGACTTCGCCGTGCACCGGCAGTGGCTGCACCCGGGCAACGACCTCTACCTGTGTCTCACCGGCCAGGCCACCGCGGAGGTCCGCGAGGACATCCGCCGGCCCGCCCTGACCACCGGCCCGTGCGTGTCCCCCGACTTCACCGCCGACTCCCCCTCCGGCCCACCCGGCGAGTCCTCGTCCGGCTCCCCCGGCGCGGACGCCTGGCGGTCGCTCCTCGCGCGGTACGGTCCCGGCCGGACGCCCGTCGTGCTGTCCTGCGGCGCCTGGGGTGCCGCGACCGGGCTCGCCGCGACGGCCGGGCTGCTCACCGATCGCGGATATCTGCCGGTGGCGGTCTGCGGCCGCAACGACCGGCTCCGCCGGGCCCTGTCCCAGGTCCCCGGGGTCCTCGCACCCGGCTGGGTGCGCGACATGCCCGGCCTGCTGCACGCGGCGCGCGCCCTGGTGGACAACGCGGCCGGGCAGACCGCCGTGCAGTCGCTCGCCGCCGGACTCCCGGTGGTCGGCTACCGGCCGATCCCCGGCCACGGCGAGGAGGGCGTACGGCGGATGGCCGCCCTGGGGCTGACGGAGTCGGCGGGCGACGAACAGGAGTTGTGCGACGCGCTGGACCGTCTCACCGTCGACGGCGAGGCGCGGCGGAGCCGCATCGCACGCGGCCTGACGCTGTTCCGGGACGGCGACCCCCTGTCCCGGCTGCTGGCGCTCACGGAGCGGGCGGAGGCGGGGTGA